The Pseudomonadota bacterium genome has a segment encoding these proteins:
- a CDS encoding rubredoxin: protein MKKYECTACGYIYDPEKGHEASGVAKGTAWEDVPEDWVCPLCGVGKDGFEPVG from the coding sequence ATGAAGAAGTACGAGTGCACGGCGTGCGGCTACATCTACGATCCCGAGAAGGGGCACGAGGCGTCGGGCGTGGCGAAAGGGACCGCGTGGGAGGACGTGCCCGAGGACTGGGTCTGCCCCCTGTGCGGCGTGGGCAAGGACGGCTTCGAGCCGGTCGGCTGA